The Bifidobacterium animalis subsp. animalis ATCC 25527 genomic interval TGGGACATCTAGTGGCTGCTATCTGTCTCTTTTTACGCAGAGGAAGGCGCGGAGGAGGGGAGGAGAGTGTGGGGCAGCGAGAGAGTGGATGACGTCCGCATGGTGGTGGAATCATCTCGTATTGCCGTACAGATGTGAACAGATTGTTCAATCTGCATACCTTGTGGCATACTGGGCAGAGAGCGGTGCTGCAACGCCGCTCCGCAATCGATGGCGTCGATCCCGTCGCGGTTGAGCCGTACTGCATGCGTTGTGTATTTCGACGTGCACGCGCGCACACGCTTAGGTTCCCCGCACGCTGGTGTCCGCCCTCGACCATTTGACTTTTGGATGCTTCCATGGGCGCGAAGCGCGACTGCCGTGAGAGGGCAGGGTGACACCGTGCGAAGCCATGATTCGCGACGCCGTTGCAGCGCGCCGCATGAGGAGCACTGTGCCCGATTTGACCGAGAACGGCTTGGGTTCGCCCGAGTTCGACAATACCGATACCACCGATTCCACCCCCACACGCCGCCGTCGCGGCCGCCGTGTGGTGAGGAGCGCCGGAGAGGCGGGCGCCCAGATGCAGCTCGAAGTGCACGACCGCGTGCCGCTGTTTCAGGAACCGAGCGCCGCAATCGAAGCCGGCAAGCCGGCCAAGGCGCTTCCTGCGGGAAGCCACGCGGAGGAATCCGCGGAATCCGAAGACTCCAACGAGCCTACGGCAACGCGTCGCCGCTCGCGCCGTGCCAGCACCTCCACCAGGTCGCGCAGCACACGCACCGCGAATGACGAGGCAGAGGAGCCCACGACGACGCGTTCGCGCCGGGGCCGGGGCGCGACACAGAACGATGATGAGGAGCCGACCGTTCATACGCGCCGCCGCTCGCGTGCGCAGGCAGAAGAAGCCGAGGAGCCGCGCAGCACCCATTCGCGTCGAAGCCGCCGCACGGTGTCCGACGAATCTGAGCAAACCAATGACGACAGCTATGAGAGCCGCACCCAGCACGTGCTTGATGCGTTGGATGAGTCTTTCGACGACGATGCCGAGACCCACGAGACCGGCCGCGGCCGTTCACGCTCGCGTTCCCGTTCCCGCACGGGTCGTCGTGAGGTGCTCGAAGACGCGAATCAGCATGAATCTGCAGATGTGGAGAACGACCAGGAGGAAAGCAGCGCGCGCGGCAATCGCCGTGGCGGCCGCCCGATGACCTCCTTGCTGTTCCAGGAGCCGGTGCTGCCGGCACGTTCGCGTTCCACCCACGACGAGGAGAATGACGAAGACGCCGACGACGAGCCGCTGCACGATCTCGATCTCAACGAAGGCAGCACCCGCTCCCGCAAGCGTTCACGCAATCGCCGACTGAACGCGCAGGAGCGTCGCGCGGCCGCCGAAGTCGAGCAAATCGAGGAAGACCTCGTGCTCGACGACATCGTCTATGCGCCAATCGACGACGAAACCGGAAGGTCGGGCGACGAATCCGACAGCGAGGAGAGCGGCACCCATACGCGTCGCCGTCGCCGCCGCAAGTCGCAGGAGAACGCGAATGCGGAACGCGAGGAATCCGAGAACGAGGAGAGCACCCGCACCCGTCGCCGTTCGCGCGCCGAGGACGAGGAGGAGAACGACGAGAGCACGGTGACGCGCCGCCGTCGCCGTCGCCGCAACTCGAAGGGCGGTGAGGAAGAGGAACAGCCACGCCGTTCACGCAAGCAGCAGTACATCGATGAGATCACCGATGTCGAAGGCTCGACGCGTCTCGAGGCGAAGAAGCAGCGCCGTCGCGACAACCGCCGTGAACGCAGCCGCCAGAACCAGCTGCTCGAACAGGACTTCCTCGCGCGCCGCGAGAACGTGGACCGGCTCATGGTCGTGCGTGAACGTGGACGCCATACGCAGATCTCGGTGATCGAAGACAACGTGCTCGTCGAGCATTACGTCTCCGACATCCAGGAGGTCGCCACCGTGGGCAACATCTACCTTGGCCGTGTGCAGAACGTGCTGCCGAGCATGGAGGCCGCATTCGTGGACATCGGCCAGGCCCGCAACGGTGTGCTGTACGCCGGCGAGGTGAACTGGGACGCCACGCGTTTGGAGGGTCAGCCGCGCAGGATCGAGCTCGCATTCAAGTCGGGCGATCCCGTGCTCGTGCAGGTGACGAAAGACCCGATCGGGCACAAGGGCGCACGACTGACGAGCCAGGTGACGCTCGCCGGGCGCTTCCTTGTGCTCGTGCCATCCGGCGGCATGACCGGCGTGAGCCGCAAGCTCAGCGACCGCGAACGCAACCGCCTGAAGTCGATCGTTTCGAAGATCGCACCGAAGGACATGGGTGTGATCATTCGCACCGCGGCCGAGGGGGCGTCCGAAGAGGCGATTGCGAAGGATCTCGAGGGGCTGACCAACCAGTGGGCCGAGATTCAGC includes:
- a CDS encoding Rne/Rng family ribonuclease codes for the protein MPDLTENGLGSPEFDNTDTTDSTPTRRRRGRRVVRSAGEAGAQMQLEVHDRVPLFQEPSAAIEAGKPAKALPAGSHAEESAESEDSNEPTATRRRSRRASTSTRSRSTRTANDEAEEPTTTRSRRGRGATQNDDEEPTVHTRRRSRAQAEEAEEPRSTHSRRSRRTVSDESEQTNDDSYESRTQHVLDALDESFDDDAETHETGRGRSRSRSRSRTGRREVLEDANQHESADVENDQEESSARGNRRGGRPMTSLLFQEPVLPARSRSTHDEENDEDADDEPLHDLDLNEGSTRSRKRSRNRRLNAQERRAAAEVEQIEEDLVLDDIVYAPIDDETGRSGDESDSEESGTHTRRRRRRKSQENANAEREESENEESTRTRRRSRAEDEEENDESTVTRRRRRRRNSKGGEEEEQPRRSRKQQYIDEITDVEGSTRLEAKKQRRRDNRRERSRQNQLLEQDFLARRENVDRLMVVRERGRHTQISVIEDNVLVEHYVSDIQEVATVGNIYLGRVQNVLPSMEAAFVDIGQARNGVLYAGEVNWDATRLEGQPRRIELAFKSGDPVLVQVTKDPIGHKGARLTSQVTLAGRFLVLVPSGGMTGVSRKLSDRERNRLKSIVSKIAPKDMGVIIRTAAEGASEEAIAKDLEGLTNQWAEIQRKREEFLHGKRPKLLQGEPDVAIRVVRDIFNDDFNKMIVEGDGVYHRIEEYLDHMAPDLCNKLERWDPEEHGGKDVFDKWQIDSQLRKGMERQVYLPSGGSIVIDRTEAMTTIDVNTGRFIGKGKSLEETVTRCNLEASEEIARQLRLRDIGGMVMIDYVDMVMPANRDLVLRRLVECLARDRTKHQVAEVTSLGLVQMTRKRIGQGLVEAFSEECPECKGRGFIVHDEPTISAEFDDPYAMKGGDPFVRTNKHGHGTPEVHAPKGSSAAVKAKLAQIAAAAVAANVAAEAEASVEAPAADTTEETAEVGVAVESTVESAADSADNASGSEHVDGAVEQVEGEVIDDTEQSADDAAMVTVEDVAEES